DNA from Nymphaea colorata isolate Beijing-Zhang1983 chromosome 4, ASM883128v2, whole genome shotgun sequence:
TTTTCAGTTCTTCCACCAGTTCTTCGATAGCAGCAGGTTTTGACGATGGGTATGGGTCCTTGCAGATCGGTATGGTTGAAGTTACCAGCAAATTCTGCCACACGGAAACCAAAATTAAACTGGTTTCAGAAGCCTAAAATCCAAGTTTTGCATGACATTCATCAGGCCAATATGATAATACAAAAATAATGTGGTCAAACACCCATATCCCGTCGACAAAGATTCGCAGTCATGTCAAGCTTAGAACAATTGTATTTACCAATTCTTCATACTGGAAATTCGAAAGAGTATGAGGACTGTTCACCTTTTCTAATGCTAAAACAAGCTTTGAAAGGCTCGGATATATGCTTTTGGGAGTCAAAAGGATCTGTAATTCGAAAGGTTGAAGAAGAAAGTTATGAAATGCAGATACAGCAGTTGAGAATCAACGAATTATTTTGAACCAAGGTTACCTCACAGAGTCTCTGCAGAGTAAAAGGAGGAGCTCCCATGAAACTAAGAAGAGCTGGAATACAAGATAATTAGATATTGCCGTAAATTCAACCATACATGCAAATTCTCGTTTCCGTTTTCGTAGTGCAAGAAGACACTTGAGAGGAATTTTGCAGAGAAGGCATTTCatcattcatttttactttaaGGATATTAACAGAACCTTAAGAAATGGTTGTGAGTTAAATAAAACGATAAGAATGTGCATTTCAAGAATTACCCTCATTTAACCTTTCCACCAACTCTGAATGTTTCTCCACAACTACAGGGCCTCTATATGGACCACCATCACTACTGATCTCTCGTTCAGGATATTCAGCCAACACCTTGAAAAGTGATGTGtcaaatataattaattgaatGCCATTCATCATTCACAATCACAATAAACCACAGAACTTCTGGaaattaaaacaacaaaaagaatggCCAATGGTTTTAGAAAGCAAATGCTGGGCCTGCTGGCATACCTCACCATACCTGCTTCAGACGAAATGAGATTATGATTTTCAACACATCCCAATCATGCCTGCAAAAACAATATACTTTTCCATCATGCCTGGACGATCTAGTTTCTGAGCAAATAAGTCAACATTTTCACTTTTGACATTGCATAGGTAAACTCATTAAAAAAGCATCTCAACTTAGAATTGCTGGTGGTGCAATATGAATAAGAAAAGGACATGCATAAATTACATATTTAGTATTATTTTACATTACtacagccaaaaaaaaaaagactgatcAAAGGAAAACAGGGAAGGGGAGTGGAATAAATACTTCCACTACCTAGCACACCATCTTGAAAGAATAACAAAGTCCAAATTCTGCTCGAACATGACTGACAAAAAATGCATCCTAATCATGCTATCATAGAGTGCTCAGTTATACGCATATAGTTCTAAAGAATTTTGACATCATGAATCCCAATACTTATTTCTTTTGcaaacaaaaccaaaaccagCATACCAATATTTTCCTGTTGCAGCAATCACTTCAATGATACTTCTGACTTCATCAGAGATGTTAGGCCTCGGGGTCTCATTCCTACAAGTTCcacaaaaggaaggaaaaaccATTTTACTCAGTAAAAGAAGCTCTTAATGAGTTTTGCAACAGAAAGtatatgaaaaaatatggaaaatatGCCCAACTCACATACATCTCTCTAACTCATCTAGGGCATCCGTCTGTGGTTGTCAGAGAGATTTTGCGAACTTCTAACAATATATTAAACAAGCCCTTtgacaaaaatagaaaaagggcATGGAGGATCAAATTTATTATGAAAAGCTTCAGATACCAACCAAACTTTCTACCAAAAACAACCACCTATACATGCATATGGAAACAAGGGATAAAGTTTTAGTAGATATATCACTCAGTTTATCTGAATTTCTACACCTCTTCtcaagaaaaggtgaaaaaaaaataatcaacaaaaTAGGGAGGGCTGCCATCATTAACAATGAGGCATGTCATTTATACTGAAGGTTCCCGTGATCTCTTAATCCACCATAAAACCCAATACATGAGCACATCCAAATGTATGCTATTACTACCCCTTTATAGCCAAAAACAAATAACTAATCAATAAAACAATGCAAAGGCCATCAAATCAATAAGAAATAAGGGACATCATACCCAAGATGTGCGCCTGGTGAAACCAGGCTTCCAGCATCATGATCCTTGTCAGCCAAAGGCGATGTAGGTGGTTCTACATTTTCTGCTGAAGCCATTACCACTTTGCAACCTCAAGCGCTTGCTCTAGGACCATATACCTTTtgagaatcaaacaaaaaatcactTTAGCAATCTATCTTCTGGGATTTCATTtcaggattaaaaaaaaaaaaccacaaatttGTCCTGTAAAAGCTATCAAAATCAGGTCAATGATAAAAACATTTGTTCTTCTACTTTGAAGATCAAAGCAGCAAAAGAATTATCTACGATTCCAGATCGGCAAAATTGTTGGAACATAGGCAAGTCAAGTTTCAATAAAAATTGAATAACAGGGTATCCTCATAAGGCACAAACTTATATAACCAATTATGCATATACTTCAAGTCAAGTTTCAATAAAAATTGAATAACAGGGTATCCTCATAAGGCACAAACTTATATAACCAATTATGCATATACTTCAAGAACCAACTGATGGTATAATATGTATCCATGCAATGACAAGCTACTTTGTATTGATGGACAAGGATAATCTTccctttcaatttcaaatgtcGTTAAAGTTTGCATGCACTTGGTAAATACAAAAGAAACTTCCTACGAAAGAAGGAAGGCTTTCAAAAGCATAGCAATTGGATGCAAAAAGTAGCAGCTGCAAGAGCACATAGTCATGCACCTAGCCACCTATACTTCCTCATTTTATTCATTACCTGAAATCCTTCCCGGTAGCTATATATTTTCTCGAGGAGTTCGTTTCTTTCCCATGTGCAAACTATATGTATGTTTTCAGTTGCACATTTTCTAAAGGAGTTAGCTTTGTTCGTGTCATGCATGTGACAACGTGTATATAAGCACGTCGGACTATGCAGCCTGTGCCCTTAATAGGCTTATGTTGCTGTAATCCCCGCATCTCACTAACAGAATGGAATTAGAGAATGGAATATAAACAGAACAGAGTACATCCAAGATTGAAATGGACACGTGAAAATATAACATTATAATTCAGGATAGTTTGAAGATCAGCTAAGCGGAAAAAAATGATTCAGAAAATGGTTACAAAAGATACTGACGACTAAAACGTGCAGGAAAGTCGTACGTAGAATCAAAACACAAATAACATCTAAATAATGTAAAACAGGTAACAGCACGACTAGTGGCACTGCAATTATGAGAAATAAACGAAAAATAACGTGCCCGCAAGAAGAGAGTAGGAATAAGAAACCGTTCGTGTTAGAGCGCAGCTTAAGTAAGATAACAATTAAGACAGGAAAAAATGATTCACAATCCTGGTAGACAGACTTTCACCATGATAATCAAGAGTATGCATGATCTCAATGACTTACCTAACCGCTACAAGGGCCAACAAGAACCACAAAGCACATGATCGATGATTAGATTTGCAATATACACGATAAATTCTATAATGCGACCTAAAATTAGCTCTCCCATGAATATGCTAATCCATGTGAAGAAAATGCGTCGGCGACCACACTATTAAAAGAGCAACCCTCAAACACAACCAAGAAGCAGAAAAACCATATATTAAACCCTAATCACGGCAATATGAACCCTAACCTTAGAGGAAGACAGAGATACCGTCACCGCCGCCAAGAGACCCAATCTTGCCGACGGAAGAGCGAGGGGATGAGTGGCGGCAGGGGCGGAGAGTGGAGATCCAAGAGGGAGTCGCAGGCGGGGAGGGGTCGGAAGGGCGGCGTTGCGAACGGATCCTGTAATGTGTGTATTTTCCAAGTCTTCATCCGACCATACCTCGCGTTTGAGTCCGTGTCCACATCGTATCGGCTGCATCCAATCAGGCGAAGCGGCTTGATTTTACATGGTCATACAAATATGAACAAACATTTACTTTTTGTGTACTTCCCTTCCCACCGGCTGGTTGGGAGCTCAAACTCTGGTTGGGTGTTGTGTTGGGTGTTTGGTGTAATTTAATATACATTAACTTATACACTTTTTCACTCGGTATAAAAAACATTAACACCTACCTAATGACCAACCACTGACCCGAGCTGGATCACGGAATTCTAACAAAGAATACAAATCTAcctaaacaaaaaagaaaaagaaaaagaaagaaaccgaGCAGAAATGACTTAGTAAGATTTAGAGGGGTTAATACGATGTCTATGGGCTGATACACTTATA
Protein-coding regions in this window:
- the LOC116252605 gene encoding uncharacterized protein LOC116252605 → MASAENVEPPTSPLADKDHDAGSLVSPGAHLGNETPRPNISDEVRSIIEVIAATGKYWHDWDVLKIIISFRLKQVLAEYPEREISSDGGPYRGPVVVEKHSELVERLNEALLSFMGAPPFTLQRLCEILLTPKSIYPSLSKLVLALEKNLLVTSTIPICKDPYPSSKPAAIEELVEELKNHPPTLTGDNDENLVEDTDVEMADEDDNLDNKMAASEEEKKNEEAPPEPENAPPPRSIEPRPSL